A section of the Oryza sativa Japonica Group chromosome 1, ASM3414082v1 genome encodes:
- the LOC4324775 gene encoding uncharacterized protein, which produces MASGGGEHFLRQLSASNGGYGGAAQYQMGRGVVAEEEVELGGGGRRRGSKRWSKKRAGRGGYGGGGGGKGDAAAAAAAAAAVAGRKRVMVVVDDTSGAKHAMMWALTHVANKGDFLTLLHVLPYAGAGRGEETPSLANSLGTLCKACRPEVEVEALVIQGPKLATVLSQVKKLEASVLVLSQSKPSHFCWLSCILRSSSEEFVEQCINQAECLTLAVRKQSKGVGGYLISTRWQKNFWLLA; this is translated from the exons atGGCGAGCGGTGGCGGGGAGCACTTCTTGCGGCAGCTGAGCGCGAGCAACGGGGGATACGGTGGTGCGGCGCAGTATCAGATGGGGCGaggggtggtggcggaggaggaggtggagctcgGCGGAGGAGGCAGGAGGAGGGGCTCGAAGCGGTGGTCGAAGAAGAGGGCGGGGAGGGGcgggtacggcggcggcggcggggggaagggggacgcggccgcggccgcggcggcggcggcggcggtggccgggaggaagcgggtgatggtggtggtggacgaCACCTCCGGGGCCAAGCACGCCATGATGTGGGCGCTCACCCACGTCGCCAACAAGGGGGACTTCCTCACGCTGCTCCACGTCCTCCCgtacgccggcgccggcagagGCGAGGAGACCCCCTCCCTCGCCAACTCCCTCGGCACGCTCTGCAAGGCCTGCAGGCCAGAG GTGGAGGTTGAAGCACTTGTGATCCAAGGACCAAAGCTGGCCACTGTCCTCAGCCAAGTGAAGAAATTGGAGGCGTCTGTGCTTGTGCTCAGCCAATCCAAGCCATCCCATTTCTGTTGGTTGAGTTG CATCCTGCGGAGCAGCAGCGAGGAGTTCGTCGAGCAATGCATCAACCAGGCTGAGTGCCTGACGTTGGCAGTGAGGAAGCAGAGCAAGGGCGTCGGCGGGTACCTCATCAGCACACGGTGGCAGAAGAACTTCTGGCTCCTGGCTTGA
- the LOC4324776 gene encoding ubiquitin-like domain-containing CTD phosphatase, with amino-acid sequence MAEASSSSAAAVPPLDPEAIAAVAEAAPPEEMTLVAKWKGNDYTVRVVGDDTLGELKRRICEVTGVLPKRQKLLYPKFKLNECKDSELISSIPFKPNVKINMIGTVEDEIFVDQEDDPEILNDYEIGQNEVTAIKDKDVYKQKLKRRASQYKIKILNPCRKGKKLLVLDIDYTLFDHRSAAENPIELMRPYLHEFLSAAYSEYDIMIWSATSMKWVGMKMDQLGVLGNPNYKITALMDHLAMITVQSENLSEKKTFDCKPLGVIWAQFPEYNETNTIMFDDLRRNFVMNPQNGLVIKPYKRTHSNRGTDQELVKLTQYLLTIAELEDLSKLDHSAWESFTEENAKRRRHR; translated from the exons ATGGCGGAGGCGTCctcgtcctcggcggcggcggtcccgCCGCTGGACCCGGAGGCGATTGCCGCCGTGGCGGAGGCAGCGCCACCGGAGGAGATGACGCTGGTGGCGAAGTGGAAAGGGAACGACTACACGGTGCGGGTGGTCGGGGACGACACGCTGGGGGAGCTGAAGCGGCGCATCTGCGAGGTCACGGGGGTTCTCCCTAAACGGCAGAAGCTGCTCTACCCCAAGTTCAAGCTCAACGAGTGCAAGGACTCCGAGCTCATCTCCTCCATCCCCTTCAAGCCCAACGTCAAGATCAACATGATCGG CACTGTTGAAGATGAAATATTTGTGGACCAAGAAGATGATCCAGAGATACTCAATGATTATGAAATAGGCCAGAATGAAGTTACTGCTATCAAGGATAAAGATGTCTACAAGCAAAAACTAAAACGGCGTGCAAGTCAATATAAG ATCAAGATATTGAATCCATGCCGCAAAGGGAAAAAACTGCTTGTCTTAGACATTGATTATACTCTATTCGACCATAGGTCCGCTGCTGAGAACCCTATCGAATTGATGCGTCCAT ATCTACACGAGTTCCTCTCTGCTGCATATTCAGAATATGATATCATGATATGGTCAGCAACTAG CATGAAATGGGTGGGGATGAAGATGGACCAACTTGGAGTTCTTGGCAACCCCAACTACAAAATTACTGCTCTTATGGATCACTTGGCGATGATAACTGTGCAATCTGAAAACCTGTCAGAAAAGAAAACTTTTGATTGCAAGCCTCTTGGTGTCATTTGGGCTCAGTTCCCCGAG TACAATGAAACAAACACAATCATGTTTGATGACCTCAGAAGGAACTTTGTCATGAATCCACAGAATGGTCTTGTGATCAAACCATACAAGAGGACCCATTCAAACAGAGGCACTGATCAAGAGCTGGTGAAGCTTACACAATACCTGCTTACCATTGCAGAGCTAGAAGATTTGAGCAAGCTTGACCATAGTGCATGGGAATCCTTCACAGAAGAAAATGCCAAGAGACGCAGACACAGGTAG
- the LOC4324777 gene encoding beta-galactosidase 3 encodes MGRPHRRRDCGHGAAHRERCRIQSKQLHSTVPTPPARRLPPHAILYHHHHHRVVLAHTPYRPPPSTAAMAGASSYFSLRRLLLLLLPLVPLLGATTAAAAGANSSVTYDHRSLIISGRRRLLISTSIHYPRSVPEMWPKLVAEAKDGGADCVETYVFWNGHEPAQGQYYFEERFDLVRFAKIVKDAGLYMILRIGPFVAAEWTFGGVPVWLHYAPGTVFRTNNEPFKSHMKRFTTYIVDMMKKEQFFASQGGHIILAQVENEYGDMEQAYGAGAKPYAMWAASMALAQNTGVPWIMCQQYDAPDPVINTCNSFYCDQFKPNSPTKPKFWTENWPGWFQTFGESNPHRPPEDVAFSVARFFGKGGSLQNYYVYHGGTNFGRTTGGPFITTSYDYDAPIDEYGLRRLPKWAHLRDLHKSIKLGEHTLLYGNSSFVSLGPQQEADVYTDQSGGCVAFLSNVDSEKDKVVTFQSRSYDLPAWSVSILPDCKNVAFNTAKVRSQTLMMDMVPANLESSKVDGWSIFREKYGIWGNIDLVRNGFVDHINTTKDSTDYLWYTTSFDVDGSHLAGGNHVLHIESKGHAVQAFLNNELIGSAYGNGSKSNFSVEMPVNLRAGKNKLSLLSMTVGLQNGGPMYEWAGAGITSVKISGMENRIIDLSSNKWEYKIGLEGEYYSLFKADKGKDIRWMPQSEPPKNQPMTWYKVNVDVPQGDDPVGLDMQSMGKGLAWLNGNAIGRYWPRISPVSDRCTSSCDYRGTFSPNKCRRGCGQPTQRWYHVPRSWFHPSGNTLVIFEEKGGDPTKITFSRRTVASVCSFVSEHYPSIDLESWDRNTQNDGRDAAKVQLSCPKGKSISSVKFVSFGNPSGTCRSYQQGSCHHPNSISVVEKACLNMNGCTVSLSDEGFGEDLCPGVTKTLAIEADCS; translated from the exons ATGGGGCGTCCACACCGTCGTCGGGACTGTGGGCACGGCGCGGCACACCGAGAGAGGTGCCGCATCCAATCCAAACAACTGCACTCCACTGTCCCCACTCCCCCGGCGCGGCGTCTCCCTCCCCACGCTATTTtataccaccaccaccaccaccgcgtgGTACTTGCTCATACGCCGTATCGACCACCACCCTcgacggcggccatggcgggcgcCTCCTCCTACTTCTCGTTGCGGAGGctactcctcctgctgctgccgctggtaCCGTTGctcggcgccaccaccgccgccgcagcgggcGCCAACTCGAGCGTCACGTATGACCACCGCTCCCTCATcatctccggccgccgccgcctcctcatctCCACCTCCATCCACTACCCCCGCAGCGTCCCCGAG ATGTGGCCGAAGCTGGTGGCCGAGGccaaggacggcggcgccgactgCGTCGAGACCTACGTGTTCTGGAACGGCCACGAGCCCGCCCAGGGCCAG TACTACTTCGAGGAGCGGTTCGATTTGGTGCGATTCGCGAAGATCGTCAAGGACGCCGGGCTGTACATGATCCTGCGCATTGGGCCGTTCGTCGCCGCAGAATGGACCTTCGG GGGCGTGCCGGTGTGGCTGCATTACGCGCCCGGGACGGTGTTCCGGACGAACAATGAGCCGTTCAAG TCTCACATGAAGAGATTCACGACGTACATTGTGGATATGATGAAGAAAGAACAATTCTTCGCTTCGCAGGGTGGGCACATCATCCTAGCTCAG GTTGAAAATGAATACGGAGATATGGAACAAGCGTACGGAGCTGGTGCCAAGCCATATGCAATGTGGGCAGCTAGTATGGCTCTGGCTCAGAATACTGGTGTCCCTTGGATCATGTGCCAGCAGTATGATGCGCCTGATCCAGTG ATAAACACTTGCAATTCATTCTACTGTGATCAATTCAAGCCAAATTCACCAACCAAGCCAAAATTTTGGACTGAGAATTGGCCAGGATG GTTCCAGACCTTTGGCGAAAGTAATCCCCACAGGCCCCCTGAAGATGTTGCATTTTCTGTTGCACGTTTTTTTGGGAAAGGTGGCAGCCTTCAGAATTACTATGTG TACCATGGTGGAACAAATTTCGGTCGCACTACTGGAGGGCCATTCATTACTACTAGCTATGACTATGATGCACCGATCGATGAATATG GCCTTAGGAGACTTCCGAAATGGGCTCATCTAAGGGACCTTCACAAATCTATCAAATTGGGCGAGCATACCCTGTTGTATGGTAATTCGTCATTTGTTTCTCTGGGGCCTCAACAAGAG GCTGATGTTTACACTGATCAATCAGGAGGATGTGTTGCATTCCTTTCTAATGTTGATTCAGAAAAGGACAAAGTTGTTACTTTCCAGAGCCGGTCGTATGATCTTCCTGCTTGGTCGGTCAGTATCCTGCCTGACTGCAAGAATGTGGCGTTCAACACTGCAAAG GTGCGATCTCAAACTCTGATGATGGATATGGTCCCTGCAAATTTGGAATCATCAAAAGTTGATGGGTGGAGCATTTTCAGAGAGAAATATGGGATTTGGGGTAATATCGACTTAGTCCGAAATGGATTTGTAGACCATATTAATACAACAAAAGACTCTACTGACTACCTATGGTACACAACAAG TTTTGACGTAGATGGAAGTCATCTGGCAGGTGGCAACCATGTTCTTCATATTGAATCCAAAGGCCATGCTGTTCAGGCTTTCCTGAACAATGAGCTTATAG GTAGTGCATATGGTAATGGCTCAAAATCAAATTTCAGCGTGGAAATGCCCGTCAATTTGAGGGCTGGGAAGAACAAACTTTCCCTATTGAGTATGACTGTTGGTTTGCAA AATGGAGGACCCATGTACGAATGGGCAGGAGCCGGCATTACAAGTGTGAAGATCTCAGGAATGGAAAACAGAATAATTGACTTGTCTTCCAATAAATGGGAATACAAG ATTGGATTGGAAGGGGAATATTATAGTTTGTTCAAGGCTGATAAGGGGAAGGACATAAGGTGGATGCCACAGTCTGAGCCACCAAAAAATCAACCAATGACATGGTACAAG GTAAACGTTGATGTTCCCCAAGGAGATGATCCAGTTGGATTAGATATGCAGTCTATGGGGAAAGGCCTGGCTTGGTTGAATGGAAATGCCATTGGGAGGTATTGGCCCAGGATAAGTCCTGTCAGTGACAGGTGTACTTCCAGTTGTGACTATAGAGGAACGTTTTCTCCAAATAAGTGCAGGAGAGGATGTGGGCAGCCAACTCAAAGATG GTACCATGTCCCACGGTCATGGTTTCATCCATCAGGAAACACCCTTGTGATTTTTgaggagaagggaggggatCCTACAAAGATCACATTCTCAAGAAGAACTGTGGCAAGTGTGTGCTCCTTCGTGTCAGAGCACTACCCTTCCATTGACTTGGAATCCTGGGATAGGAATACCCAAAATGATGGTAGAGACGCAGCAAAAGTACAGTTGTCTTGCCCCAAGGGTAAAAGTATCTCTTCTGTTAAGTTTGTGAGTTTTGGAAACCCCAGTGGAACCTGCAGATCTTACCAACAAGGAAGCTGCCACCATCCGAACTCAATATCTGTTGTTGAGAAG GCCTGTCTGAACATGAATGGCTGTACCGTCTCCTTGTCAGACGAGGGATTTGGAGAAGATTTATGCCCTGGGGTCACCAAAACACTTGCGATTGAGGCAGACTGCTCTTAA